In Fusobacterium canifelinum, a genomic segment contains:
- a CDS encoding asparaginase → MEDKVLIINTGGTIGMVGKPLRPAYNWSEITKGYSMLEKFPTDYYQFEKLIDSSDVTTDFWINLVEVIEKNYDKYLGFVILHGTDTMAYTGSMLSFLLKNLGKPIVLTGAQAPMVNPRSDGLQNLINSIYIAGHKLFDIPLIPEVCICFRDSLLRANRSKKTDSNNYYGFSSPNYNPLAEIATEIKVISDRVLKVPTEKFYVEKNIDANVLLLELFPGLNSKYISDFIESNKNIKALILKTYGSGNTPTSEDFIETLKSISKKGIPILDITQCISGSVKMPLYESTDKLSKLGIINGSDITSEAGLTKMMYLLGKNLSLQEIKNAFTNSICGEQTI, encoded by the coding sequence ATGGAAGATAAAGTTCTTATAATAAATACAGGTGGAACTATTGGAATGGTTGGAAAACCTTTAAGACCTGCTTATAATTGGTCTGAAATTACTAAGGGATATTCAATGTTAGAAAAATTCCCAACAGACTATTACCAATTTGAAAAATTAATAGATTCATCTGATGTCACAACAGACTTTTGGATAAATTTAGTGGAAGTTATTGAAAAGAATTATGATAAATATTTAGGTTTTGTTATTTTACATGGTACTGATACTATGGCCTATACAGGTTCTATGCTATCATTTTTACTGAAAAATTTAGGTAAACCTATTGTTTTAACGGGGGCACAAGCTCCAATGGTAAACCCAAGAAGTGACGGATTACAAAATTTAATAAATTCTATTTATATTGCAGGACATAAATTATTTGATATTCCTTTAATACCAGAAGTATGTATATGTTTTAGAGATAGTTTGTTGAGAGCTAATAGAAGTAAAAAAACGGACAGTAATAATTATTATGGCTTTTCTTCACCAAACTATAACCCATTAGCTGAAATAGCAACTGAAATAAAAGTTATTTCAGACAGGGTATTGAAAGTACCAACTGAAAAATTTTATGTTGAAAAAAATATAGATGCTAATGTATTATTGTTAGAATTGTTTCCTGGACTTAATTCAAAATATATATCTGACTTTATTGAAAGCAATAAAAATATAAAAGCTTTAATATTAAAAACATATGGAAGTGGTAATACTCCAACAAGTGAAGATTTTATAGAAACTTTGAAATCTATATCTAAAAAAGGTATCCCTATTTTAGATATTACACAATGTATTTCAGGAAGTGTAAAAATGCCTCTTTATGAGTCTACTGATAAACTTTCAAAATTAGGTATTATAAATGGAAGTGATATAACTTCTGAAGCAGGACTAACTAAAATGATGTATTTACTTGGAAAAAATTTAAGTCTACAAGAAATTAAAAATGCTTTTACAAATTCAATCTGTGGAGAGCAGACTATATAA
- the scpB gene encoding SMC-Scp complex subunit ScpB, with product MSIKNQVESIIFLGGDENKIKDLAKFFKISIEDMLKILLELKDDRKDTGINLEVDSEIVYLSTNPLYGEVINNYFEQETKPKKLSSASIETLSIIAYKQPVTKSEIESIRGVSVDRIISNLEERKFVQNCGKQETGRKANLYKVTDKFLSYLGIKDITELPDYDLLKEKIKSMENITTNED from the coding sequence ATGAGTATAAAAAATCAGGTTGAATCTATCATTTTTTTAGGTGGAGATGAAAATAAAATAAAAGATCTAGCTAAATTTTTTAAAATTTCTATTGAGGATATGTTAAAAATTCTTTTAGAATTAAAAGATGATAGAAAAGATACTGGTATAAATCTTGAAGTTGACTCAGAAATAGTTTATTTATCAACTAATCCACTATATGGTGAAGTTATCAATAATTATTTTGAACAAGAAACTAAACCTAAAAAATTGTCATCTGCTTCAATAGAAACTTTATCTATAATAGCATACAAACAACCTGTTACAAAGTCAGAGATTGAAAGTATTAGAGGAGTTTCTGTGGATAGAATTATTTCAAATTTGGAAGAAAGAAAGTTTGTTCAAAATTGTGGTAAACAAGAAACAGGTAGAAAAGCTAATTTGTATAAGGTAACTGATAAATTTTTATCATATTTAGGTATAAAAGATATAACAGAACTACCTGATTATGATTTATTAAAAGAAAAAATTAAAAGTATGGAGAATATAACTACTAATGAGGATTAA
- the gatA gene encoding Asp-tRNA(Asn)/Glu-tRNA(Gln) amidotransferase subunit GatA, whose protein sequence is MVYNNLYELTAKELRDKFLSNELSAEEIVNSFYERIEKVEDKIKSFVSLRKDKAFDEARKLDEKKKNGEKLGRLAGIPIAIKDNILMEGGKSTSCSKILENYVGIYDSTVVKKLKEEDAIIIGVTNMDEFAMGSTTKTSFHHKTSNPWDLDRVPGGSSGGAAASVAAQEVPISLGSDTGGSVRQPASFCGVVGLKPTYGRVSRYGLMAFASSLDQIGTLAKTVEDVAICMNVIAGTDDYDATVSKKEVPDYTEFLNKDIKGLKIGLPKEYFIEGLNSNIRNIINNSVKALKELGAEIIEVSLPHTKYAVPTYYVLAPAEASSNLARFDGIKYGYRAKDYTDLESLYVKTRSEGFGAEVKRRIMIGTYVLSAGFYDAYFKKAQKVRTLIKQDFENVLNEVDVILTPVAPSVAFKLSDTKTPIELYLEDIFTISANLAGVPAISLPGGLVDNLPVGVQFMGKPFDEETLIKVADALEKKIGRLNLPKLD, encoded by the coding sequence ATGGTTTATAATAATCTTTATGAATTGACTGCAAAAGAGTTAAGAGATAAATTTTTATCTAATGAACTTTCAGCAGAAGAAATAGTAAATTCATTTTATGAAAGAATAGAAAAAGTTGAAGATAAAATAAAAAGTTTTGTATCTCTAAGAAAAGATAAAGCTTTTGATGAAGCTAGAAAACTTGATGAAAAGAAAAAAAATGGAGAAAAATTAGGGAGACTTGCTGGTATTCCTATTGCTATAAAAGATAACATTTTAATGGAGGGTGGTAAATCAACTTCTTGTTCAAAAATATTAGAAAATTATGTTGGAATTTATGATTCTACTGTTGTAAAAAAATTAAAAGAAGAGGATGCAATCATCATTGGTGTAACAAATATGGATGAATTTGCAATGGGATCTACAACAAAAACTTCCTTCCATCATAAGACTTCCAATCCTTGGGATTTAGATAGAGTTCCTGGTGGTAGTAGTGGTGGAGCAGCAGCCTCTGTTGCAGCACAAGAAGTACCTATATCATTAGGCTCTGATACAGGTGGAAGTGTTAGACAACCTGCTTCATTTTGTGGAGTTGTTGGCTTAAAACCAACTTATGGTAGAGTTTCAAGATATGGGCTTATGGCTTTTGCTTCATCTCTTGATCAAATAGGAACACTTGCAAAAACTGTTGAAGATGTCGCTATTTGTATGAATGTTATAGCAGGAACTGATGACTATGATGCAACTGTTAGTAAAAAAGAAGTCCCTGATTATACAGAATTTTTAAATAAAGATATAAAAGGTTTAAAAATTGGATTACCTAAAGAATATTTTATTGAAGGATTAAATTCTAATATAAGAAATATTATAAATAATTCTGTAAAAGCATTAAAAGAATTAGGAGCAGAAATAATTGAAGTATCTTTACCTCATACTAAATATGCTGTTCCTACTTATTATGTACTTGCACCAGCAGAAGCTAGTTCAAATCTTGCTAGATTTGATGGTATTAAATATGGATATAGAGCAAAGGATTATACAGATTTAGAAAGTCTGTATGTTAAAACAAGGAGTGAAGGTTTTGGAGCAGAAGTAAAAAGAAGAATTATGATAGGTACTTATGTTTTAAGTGCTGGTTTCTATGATGCTTACTTTAAAAAAGCTCAAAAAGTTAGAACTCTTATAAAACAAGACTTTGAAAATGTATTAAATGAAGTAGATGTTATTTTAACACCTGTTGCACCAAGTGTAGCTTTTAAACTATCTGACACAAAAACTCCAATAGAATTATATTTAGAAGATATCTTTACAATATCTGCAAACTTAGCTGGTGTTCCTGCAATTTCATTACCAGGAGGACTTGTTGATAATTTACCAGTTGGAGTTCAATTTATGGGAAAACCATTTGATGAAGAAACTTTAATAAAAGTAGCTGATGCACTTGAAAAGAAAATAGGAAGATTGAATTTACCTAAGTTGGATTAA
- a CDS encoding type 2 periplasmic-binding domain-containing protein — protein sequence MKKWIFLILAIIIISIFSIIKSCQRAKREVINVYTDREIEIFVDKLAKKYERIDKETEIRLNSLDAIEDYDIILINEDSKIKDNIKKKYEVKNFFEDNLVIIGRRRVDNLSQMLTSSIAIPNYKTNIGKTGLDILAKVEGFQEMAKKIQYKDDVMSALESVDLYEVDYAFVTSKILPLAKNSEICYVFPDNMGRSKILYKAYINLESNKNPKKFYDFIEEDLADKIILKPNPEKNKVIKTN from the coding sequence ATGAAAAAATGGATATTTTTAATATTAGCTATTATAATAATTTCAATTTTTAGTATAATAAAATCTTGCCAAAGGGCAAAAAGAGAAGTTATTAATGTTTATACAGATAGAGAAATTGAGATTTTTGTTGATAAATTAGCTAAAAAATATGAAAGAATTGATAAAGAAACGGAAATAAGATTGAATTCTTTAGATGCTATTGAAGATTATGATATTATTTTAATTAATGAAGATTCAAAAATTAAAGATAATATTAAAAAGAAATATGAAGTAAAAAATTTCTTTGAAGATAACCTAGTGATTATAGGGCGTAGAAGAGTAGATAACTTATCTCAGATGTTAACTTCCTCTATTGCTATTCCTAATTATAAGACAAATATTGGAAAGACAGGTTTAGATATTTTAGCTAAGGTTGAAGGTTTTCAAGAAATGGCAAAAAAAATTCAGTATAAAGATGATGTTATGAGTGCTCTTGAAAGTGTTGATTTGTATGAAGTTGACTATGCTTTTGTTACAAGTAAAATTTTACCTCTTGCTAAGAATTCAGAAATTTGCTATGTTTTTCCTGATAATATGGGACGAAGTAAAATTTTATACAAAGCCTATATTAACTTAGAAAGTAACAAAAATCCTAAAAAATTCTATGACTTTATTGAAGAAGATTTAGCAGACAAAATTATACTTAAACCAAATCCAGAAAAAAATAAAGTTATTAAGACAAATTAG
- a CDS encoding pseudouridine synthase, with product MRINKFLSTLGIASRRAIDKYIEEGRITVNGDIATTGMDINENDDIFIDGKKIKTNINEKKIYFMLNKPLEVLSSSSDDRGRKTVVDLIKTDKRIFPIGRLDYMTSGLILLTNDGELFNRVVHPKSEIYKKYYIKILGELKKEEIDELKKGVLLDDGKTLPAKISGIKYDKNKTSMYISIREGRNRQIRRMIEKFEYKVLMLRREKIGKLSLGDLPEGQYRELTKQEVEYLYSI from the coding sequence ATGAGGATTAATAAATTTTTATCTACTCTTGGCATTGCTTCAAGAAGGGCTATTGATAAATATATTGAAGAAGGTAGAATTACTGTAAATGGTGATATAGCAACTACTGGAATGGATATAAATGAAAATGATGATATCTTTATAGATGGTAAAAAAATAAAAACTAATATAAATGAAAAAAAAATTTATTTTATGTTAAATAAACCGTTGGAAGTATTATCTTCTTCAAGCGATGATAGAGGTAGAAAAACAGTAGTTGATTTAATTAAAACTGATAAAAGGATTTTTCCTATTGGACGACTTGACTATATGACAAGTGGTTTAATTTTGCTTACAAATGATGGAGAATTATTTAATAGAGTGGTTCATCCAAAATCAGAAATTTATAAAAAATACTATATAAAAATTTTAGGTGAATTAAAAAAAGAGGAAATTGATGAATTAAAAAAAGGTGTCTTACTAGATGATGGTAAAACACTACCAGCTAAAATATCTGGAATAAAATATGATAAAAATAAGACTTCTATGTATATTTCAATAAGAGAAGGTAGAAATAGACAAATTAGAAGAATGATAGAAAAATTTGAATATAAAGTTTTGATGTTAAGAAGAGAAAAAATTGGTAAATTATCTTTAGGTGACTTACCAGAGGGTCAATATAGAGAATTAACAAAACAAGAAGTGGAATACTTATATTCAATTTAG
- a CDS encoding murein L,D-transpeptidase catalytic domain family protein, translating to MKKVLIFFSMLLLASNNFAEENLMTENVTENIQQPVELKKQKIVVDVKSVYDSLNIKNKIDYSIFQKAYLGYVQISNKNPGVLIIIDYTKPSNEERFYVLDLNTKKLIYSTRVAHSKNSGLEIPLEFSDDPNSYQSSLGFFVTLGEYNGAYGYSLRLKGLEENINANAEDRAIVIHGGDIVEDEYIKKFGFAGRSLGCPVLPNSLTREIIDFIKHGRVLFIYGNDEEYIDESRYLSKLAPVFEGSPKNIVEIEKLVEVQRTSPTPATTVVTTTTTPTTVIADNKKDNVNREATIAEANITKIFEIIKQEYKYTNNIDNNKVAYTKLLKDAIQEKLNKTPEVKETAENKKLNDENINNQEKVVEQTIITDNTLETKNEAETEVSQQNENIQENKKEERKYPEEVTKKSLGIGIKFK from the coding sequence TTGAAAAAAGTATTAATATTTTTCTCTATGTTATTGCTAGCTAGTAATAATTTTGCAGAAGAAAATCTTATGACAGAAAATGTAACTGAAAATATTCAACAACCTGTGGAACTAAAAAAGCAAAAAATAGTTGTAGATGTGAAATCAGTATATGATTCTTTAAATATAAAAAATAAGATAGACTACTCTATTTTTCAAAAAGCATATTTAGGTTATGTACAAATTTCAAATAAAAATCCTGGTGTTTTAATAATAATTGACTATACAAAGCCTTCAAATGAAGAGAGATTTTATGTATTAGATTTAAATACGAAAAAACTTATTTATTCAACACGGGTTGCTCATTCTAAAAACTCAGGATTAGAAATTCCTTTGGAATTTTCAGATGATCCTAATTCTTATCAAAGTTCATTAGGTTTCTTTGTAACATTGGGAGAATATAATGGTGCTTATGGGTATTCTTTAAGATTAAAGGGACTTGAAGAGAACATAAATGCCAATGCTGAAGATCGGGCAATTGTTATTCATGGTGGAGATATAGTTGAAGATGAATATATTAAAAAGTTTGGTTTTGCAGGAAGAAGTTTAGGTTGCCCTGTACTACCTAATTCCTTAACAAGAGAAATTATAGACTTTATTAAGCATGGAAGAGTTCTATTTATTTATGGTAATGATGAAGAATATATAGATGAAAGTCGATATTTAAGCAAATTAGCACCTGTTTTTGAAGGAAGTCCTAAAAATATTGTTGAGATAGAAAAATTAGTTGAAGTTCAAAGAACTTCTCCAACTCCAGCAACTACAGTTGTAACAACAACTACTACTCCAACAACTGTTATAGCAGATAATAAAAAAGATAATGTTAATCGTGAAGCTACAATTGCTGAAGCAAATATTACGAAAATTTTTGAAATTATAAAACAAGAATATAAATATACAAATAATATAGACAATAATAAAGTAGCTTATACTAAACTATTAAAAGATGCAATTCAAGAAAAACTTAATAAAACTCCTGAAGTAAAGGAAACTGCTGAAAATAAAAAATTAAATGATGAAAATATAAATAATCAGGAAAAAGTAGTTGAGCAAACTATTATAACAGATAATACTCTTGAAACAAAAAATGAGGCTGAAACAGAAGTAAGCCAACAAAATGAAAATATACAAGAAAATAAAAAAGAAGAAAGAAAATATCCAGAAGAAGTTACCAAAAAAAGTTTAGGTATTGGAATAAAATTTAAATAA
- the pip gene encoding prolyl aminopeptidase, with protein sequence MKNYDFYPPIEPFKSYMLPVSDVHSIYVEECGNPNGEPIIFLHGGPGAGCGKKARRFFDPEYYHIILFDQRGCGRSIPFLELKENNIFYSVEDMEKIRLHIGIDRWTIFAGSYGSTLALTYAIHYPEKVKRMVLQGIFLANEEDVKWYFQKGISEIYPAEFKIFKDFIPKDEQDNLLKAYHKRFFSDDIELRNEAIKIWSRFELRTMESEFTWPSEEEVQDYEISLALIEAHYFYNKMFWNDSEYILNRAEKIKDIPIQIAHGRFDLNTRVISAYKLSEKLNNCELVVVEGVGHSPFTKKMSEVLIKFLEDIKEL encoded by the coding sequence ATGAAAAACTATGATTTCTATCCACCAATAGAACCTTTTAAATCATATATGTTACCAGTAAGTGATGTTCATAGTATTTATGTTGAAGAATGTGGAAATCCAAATGGAGAGCCTATAATTTTTTTACATGGTGGACCAGGAGCAGGTTGTGGAAAAAAAGCTAGAAGATTTTTTGACCCTGAGTATTATCATATAATTTTATTTGATCAAAGAGGTTGTGGAAGAAGTATACCTTTTCTTGAACTTAAAGAGAATAATATTTTTTATTCTGTTGAAGATATGGAAAAAATAAGATTACACATAGGTATTGATAGGTGGACTATATTTGCTGGAAGCTATGGTTCAACTTTAGCACTAACTTATGCTATACACTATCCTGAAAAAGTAAAAAGAATGGTTTTACAAGGGATATTCTTAGCTAATGAAGAAGATGTGAAGTGGTATTTTCAAAAAGGAATTTCTGAAATTTATCCAGCTGAGTTCAAAATCTTTAAAGATTTTATTCCAAAAGATGAGCAAGATAATTTACTTAAAGCTTATCATAAAAGATTTTTTTCTGATGATATAGAACTTAGAAATGAAGCTATTAAAATTTGGAGTCGTTTTGAATTAAGAACTATGGAATCTGAATTTACTTGGCCTTCTGAAGAAGAAGTTCAAGACTATGAAATTTCACTTGCTCTTATAGAAGCACATTATTTTTATAATAAAATGTTCTGGAATGATAGTGAATATATATTGAATAGAGCTGAAAAAATAAAAGATATCCCAATTCAAATAGCTCATGGTAGATTTGACTTAAACACAAGAGTTATTTCTGCATATAAATTATCAGAAAAACTTAATAACTGTGAACTTGTTGTAGTTGAAGGAGTTGGACATTCTCCTTTTACAAAAAAAATGAGTGAAGTTCTTATAAAATTTTTAGAAGATATAAAAGAATTATAA
- the gatB gene encoding Asp-tRNA(Asn)/Glu-tRNA(Gln) amidotransferase subunit GatB — MIKEWESVIGLEVHLQLKTGTKVWCGCKSDYDESGINSHTCPICLGHPGALPKLNKKVVDYAVKAALALNCQINNESGFDRKNYFYPDAPKNYQITQFEKSYAEKGYLEFKLNSGRQVKIGITKIQIEEDTAKAIHGKNESYLNFNRASIPLIEIISEPDMRNSEEAYEYLNTLKNIIKYTKVSDVSMETGSLRCDANISVMEKGSKVFGTRVEVKNLNSFKAVARAIDYEIGRQIELIQNGGKVDQETRLWDEENQITRVMRSKEEAMDYRYFNEPDLLKLVISDEEIEEIKKDMPETRLAKIERFKTNYSLDEKDASILTEEVELSDYFEEVVKYSDNAKLSSNWILTEVLRVLKHKNINIEKFSISSENLAKIIKLIDKNTISSKIAKEVFEIALDDTRDPEIIVKEKGLVQVSDTSEIEKMLDEVLANNQKMVEDYKAADEGRKPRILKGIVGQVMKISKGKANPEIVNELIMEKLK, encoded by the coding sequence ATGATAAAAGAATGGGAGTCAGTAATAGGACTGGAAGTTCACTTACAATTAAAAACAGGTACTAAAGTATGGTGTGGATGTAAATCTGACTATGATGAAAGTGGTATAAATTCACATACTTGTCCAATTTGCTTGGGACATCCTGGAGCTCTTCCAAAATTAAATAAAAAAGTTGTAGATTATGCGGTTAAAGCAGCTCTTGCTCTTAATTGTCAAATAAATAATGAAAGTGGTTTTGATAGAAAAAATTATTTCTATCCAGATGCACCTAAAAATTATCAAATTACACAATTTGAAAAATCTTATGCTGAAAAGGGATATTTAGAGTTTAAGTTAAATTCTGGTAGACAAGTTAAAATTGGTATAACAAAAATACAAATTGAAGAAGATACTGCTAAAGCTATTCATGGAAAAAATGAATCTTATTTAAACTTTAATAGAGCTTCTATTCCATTGATTGAAATTATATCTGAACCAGATATGAGAAATTCAGAAGAAGCTTATGAATACTTAAATACTTTAAAAAATATAATAAAGTATACAAAAGTTAGTGATGTATCTATGGAAACTGGTTCACTTAGATGTGATGCTAATATTTCTGTTATGGAAAAAGGTTCTAAAGTTTTTGGAACAAGAGTTGAAGTTAAAAATCTAAATTCATTTAAAGCTGTTGCAAGAGCAATAGACTATGAAATTGGAAGACAAATAGAACTTATACAAAATGGTGGAAAAGTAGATCAAGAAACTAGACTTTGGGATGAAGAAAATCAAATAACAAGAGTAATGAGATCAAAAGAAGAGGCTATGGATTATAGATACTTTAATGAACCTGATTTATTAAAGCTTGTTATTAGTGATGAAGAAATTGAAGAAATCAAAAAAGATATGCCTGAAACTAGATTGGCTAAAATTGAAAGATTTAAAACTAATTACTCATTAGATGAGAAAGATGCTTCTATTTTAACAGAAGAAGTTGAACTTTCAGATTATTTTGAAGAAGTTGTAAAATATTCAGATAATGCTAAATTAAGTTCTAACTGGATTTTAACAGAAGTTTTAAGAGTATTAAAACATAAGAATATTAATATAGAAAAGTTTTCTATAAGTAGTGAAAATCTTGCTAAAATAATAAAATTAATAGATAAAAATACTATTTCTTCAAAAATAGCAAAAGAAGTTTTTGAAATAGCACTTGATGATACAAGAGACCCTGAAATTATTGTAAAAGAAAAAGGACTTGTTCAAGTGTCAGATACAAGTGAAATAGAAAAAATGCTTGATGAAGTTTTAGCTAACAATCAAAAAATGGTTGAAGATTATAAAGCTGCTGATGAAGGTAGAAAACCAAGAATTCTTAAAGGAATAGTAGGACAAGTTATGAAAATTTCTAAGGGGAAAGCAAATCCTGAAATTGTAAATGAACTAATTATGGAGAAATTAAAATAA
- the mreB gene encoding rod shape-determining protein — MKKFMGKILGIFSDDLGIDLGTSNTLICMKNKGIILKEPSVVAISTKTKEIFEVGEKAKHMIGRTPSTYETIRPLRNGVIADYEVTEKMLRSFYKRIKSGTFLNKPRVIICVPAGITQVEKRAVMEVTREAGAREAYLIEEPMAAAIGVGINIFEPEGSMVVDIGGGTSELAVVSLGGVVKKSSFRVAGDRFDTAIVDYVRQKHNLLIGEKSAEDIKIKIGTVSPEEEDMEIEVSGKYVLNGLPKDITLTSSELIDTLSALVQEIIEEIRVVFEKTPPELAADIKKRGIYISGGGALLRGIDKKIASGLNLKVTISEDPLNAVINGIGVLLNNFSLYSKVLVSTETEY; from the coding sequence ATGAAAAAATTTATGGGCAAAATTTTAGGAATATTTTCAGATGATTTAGGTATAGACTTAGGAACATCTAACACATTAATCTGCATGAAAAATAAAGGAATTATTCTAAAAGAACCTTCTGTTGTTGCAATTTCTACTAAAACAAAAGAAATTTTTGAAGTAGGTGAAAAAGCAAAACATATGATAGGAAGAACTCCTTCTACTTATGAAACTATAAGACCTTTAAGAAATGGAGTTATTGCCGATTATGAAGTTACAGAAAAAATGTTAAGATCATTCTATAAAAGAATAAAATCTGGAACATTTTTAAATAAACCTAGAGTAATTATCTGTGTGCCTGCTGGAATAACACAAGTTGAAAAAAGAGCAGTTATGGAAGTTACAAGAGAAGCTGGAGCAAGAGAAGCATACTTAATTGAAGAACCTATGGCTGCAGCAATAGGTGTTGGAATAAATATTTTTGAACCAGAAGGAAGTATGGTAGTTGATATTGGTGGTGGAACATCAGAACTAGCTGTTGTCTCTTTAGGTGGAGTTGTAAAAAAATCTTCTTTTAGAGTAGCAGGAGATAGATTTGATACTGCTATTGTTGACTATGTAAGACAAAAACACAATTTATTAATTGGTGAAAAATCAGCTGAGGATATAAAAATTAAGATAGGTACTGTTAGTCCAGAAGAAGAGGATATGGAAATAGAAGTTAGTGGTAAATATGTTTTAAATGGTTTACCAAAGGATATTACTTTGACATCATCTGAATTAATAGACACTTTATCTGCATTAGTTCAAGAGATTATTGAAGAAATAAGAGTAGTTTTTGAAAAAACTCCTCCTGAATTAGCAGCTGATATTAAGAAAAGAGGTATATATATAAGTGGTGGTGGTGCATTACTTAGAGGAATAGACAAAAAAATAGCATCTGGTTTAAATTTAAAAGTTACTATATCAGAAGATCCTTTAAATGCTGTTATTAATGGTATAGGTGTATTATTAAATAATTTCTCACTATATAGTAAAGTTCTAGTTTCAACAGAAACAGAATACTAA
- the gatC gene encoding Asp-tRNA(Asn)/Glu-tRNA(Gln) amidotransferase subunit GatC, with product MALTREEVLKIAKLSKLSFEDKEIEKFQVELNDILKYIDMLNEVDTSKVEPLVYINEAVNNFREKEEKPSLEIEKVLFNAPESAENAIVVPKVIGE from the coding sequence ATGGCACTTACAAGAGAAGAAGTTCTTAAAATTGCAAAATTATCAAAGTTATCATTTGAAGATAAAGAAATAGAAAAATTTCAGGTTGAATTAAATGATATTCTAAAATATATTGATATGTTAAATGAAGTTGATACATCAAAAGTTGAACCTTTAGTTTATATAAATGAAGCTGTCAACAATTTTAGAGAGAAAGAGGAAAAACCATCATTAGAAATAGAAAAAGTTCTATTTAATGCACCTGAAAGTGCTGAAAATGCAATAGTAGTTCCAAAAGTTATTGGAGAGTAG